TAACCGTAATGTTCGGTGCGATCTGGGCAAGTTCCTTCCCTTCACGAATCATTCCTTCTGCATCAAGCGCGATGACTTCGGCGCTGACAGAGACGTCCCCGACGATTTCACAAATCTCACGAAGTCGTGTATGGAAATCGACGCCTTCCTTAGCGACGAGTGACGGATTCGTCGTGACACCATCTAAAATCCCCATTTTATGTGCTTTCTTGATGTCCTCTACGTTTGCTGTGTCAATGAAAAATCTCATCTTTCTCGTTCCCCTTTCATCCCTTGAAATCGCTTACGACTCTATTATAGGTTTTTTTCACGAGAAGTCCTACTGTTTTCCATTGAATACACGTTCACATGATATGAAAAAAGCACGGTAGACCGAAGTCTACCGCACTTTAAAGAGGAGTCGATTAAGCTTTGTTGCTTGAACCGAACTCACGCATCTTACCGATGACAGTTTGTTTGATTGCTTCACGACCTGGTGCGATGAATACGCGTGGGTCATATGCTTCTGGTTTCTCAGCTAACACTTCACGAACGACTTTCGCGAATGAGATTTGGTTCTCTGTGTTAACGTTGATTTTTGAAGTTCCGAGTGAGATCGCTTTTTCGATATCGTGTGTCGGAATTCCAGTTCCACCGTGAAGAACGAGTGGAAGGTTTGTAGCGTCACGGATTTCTTCCATCTCTTTGAATCCGAGGTTTGGTTCACCTTTGTATGGTCCGTGAACAGAACCGAGTGCAGGAGCAAGCGTGTCGATTCCAGTTTCTTTGACGATGCGTACACACTCGTCAAGTTTCGCGTACATGACATCACCGATGACGTCGTCTTCTTGTCCGCCAACTGTACCAACTTCCGCTTCTACTGAAACGCCTTTAGAATGAGCGTATTCAACGACTGCTTTAGTTGTTTCGATGTTTGTGTCGATCGGGCTGTGCGAATCATCGATCATGACAGATGTAAATCCAGCGTCGATCGCTTCTTTACATTTTTCAACGCTCGAACCGTGGTCGAGGTGGATTGCAACTGGAACTGTGATTTTCATGTCGTGTACGAGACCTTCAACCATTTT
This region of Exiguobacterium acetylicum DSM 20416 genomic DNA includes:
- the fba gene encoding class II fructose-1,6-bisphosphate aldolase — protein: MPLVSMTDMLNKALEGKYAVGQFNINNLEWTQAILGAAQEEQSPVILGVSEGAARHMGGFYTVVKMVEGLVHDMKITVPVAIHLDHGSSVEKCKEAIDAGFTSVMIDDSHSPIDTNIETTKAVVEYAHSKGVSVEAEVGTVGGQEDDVIGDVMYAKLDECVRIVKETGIDTLAPALGSVHGPYKGEPNLGFKEMEEIRDATNLPLVLHGGTGIPTHDIEKAISLGTSKINVNTENQISFAKVVREVLAEKPEAYDPRVFIAPGREAIKQTVIGKMREFGSSNKA